A stretch of the Nicotiana tabacum cultivar K326 chromosome 6, ASM71507v2, whole genome shotgun sequence genome encodes the following:
- the LOC142182008 gene encoding uncharacterized protein LOC142182008: MVEDKNDNFIMAEDSELYYVISDGPFVPMKTIGETTVQVLKIRKEYNDVDRKAIEKNFRANKILVYGIGPDEYNRISACQSTKEIWKTLQVAHEGTTQVKLSKIDMLTTEYELFMMNLDESIQDMHIRFTSIINELHSLGESI; encoded by the coding sequence atggtggaagataagAATGACaattttatcatggctgaagattcagaGCTCTATTATGTTATATCCGACGGACCCTTTGTTCCTATGAAGACCATTGGCGAGACAACTGTCCAAGTTCTAAAGATAAGGAAGGAATATAATGACGTCGATCGTAAAGCCATCGAGAAAAACTTTCGAGCAAATAAGATCCTCGTCTATGGTATTGGACCAGACGAGTACAACCGAATCTCAGCCTGTCAATCTACCAAGGAGATCTGGAAGACTCTCCAAGTTGCACATGAAGGTACGACTCAAGTCAAGCTGTCAAAAATCGACATGCTCACTactgagtatgaactcttcaTGATGAATTTGGATGAGTCCATTCAAGACATGCATATTCGTTTCACTTccatcatcaatgagcttcaTTCTCTAGGAGAGAGTATCTAA
- the LOC107805804 gene encoding leucine-rich repeat receptor-like protein kinase TDR, with protein MKHSFSLFLTTIFFFLTRISLVFSISSSNLPLQLISLLSLKSSFHDPHNNFHDWDPTLAFSRPSSHIWCSWSGIKCDKKTSQITSLDLSRRNLSGTIPTDIRNLVHLHHLNLSGNSFYGPLQTVLFEFPFLKTLDISHNSFNSTFPPGISRLKSLTHLNAYSNDFIGPLPIEIVQLPNLEYLNLGGSYFGGVIPKTYGNFSKLKFLHLAGNVLTGPILPELGFLKQLQHIEIGYNNFSGGIPVEFSSLSNLNYLDISQANISGFLPFGLGNLTKLETLLLFKNHLFGIIPLSFANLKLLKSLDLSDNYLTGTIPEGISGFKELTLLNLMNNNLTGEIPQGIGELPNLQMLALWNNSFTGILPQKLGSNTKLQKLDVSSNQLSGPIPPNLCLSNNLVKLILFSNQFIGELPSSLAKCTVLTRFRIQNNKLNGSIPLGFGFLPNLTFLDMSKNNFSGPIPKDFGNAVKLEYLNISENSFNSELPDNIWSSTSLQIFSASYSGLIGKIPNFKGCRSLYKVELEGNNLTGSIPWDIEHCEKLICLNFRRNSLTGIIPWEISAIPSITEVDLSHNFLTGTIPSNFANSSTLENFNVSYNQLTGPVPCSGSIFSSLHSSSFVGNEGLCGTVIQKPCGTNGLAAGALEVKPQPKKTAGAIVWIMAAAFGIGLFVLIAGSRCFHANYSRRFSGEREVGPWKLTAFQRLNFTADDVLECLTMTDKILGMGSTGTVYKAEMPGGEIIAVKKLWGKHKETIRKRQGVLAEVDVLGNVRHRNIVRLLGCCSNNECTMLLYEYMPNGSLDDLLHGKNKDANLVADWLTRYKIALGVAQGICYLHHDCDPVIVHRDLKPSNILLDGEMEARVADFGVAKLIQCDESMSVIAGSYGYIAPEYAYTLQVDEKSDIYSYGVVLMEILSGKRSVEPEFGDGNSIVDWFRSKIKTKNGIHDVLDKNVGASCLSVREEMMLLLRVALLCTSRNPADRPSMRDVVSMLQEAKPKRKLPGAVGTGDNNAIGAIPLAQKANVEC; from the exons ATGAAACActccttttctctctttctcactACAATTTTCTTCTTTCTAACAAGAATTTCACTTGTTTTCTCCATTAGTAGTTCAAATCTTCCTCTACAACTCATTTCTCTTTTGTCTTTAAAATCTTCTTTTCATGACCCTCACAACAATTTCCATGACTGGGATCCTACACTTGCTTTTTCAAGACCAAGTTCACATATTTGGTGTTCTTGGTCTGGCATCAAATGTGACAAAAAAACTAGCCAAATCACATCACTTGATCTCTCAAGGCGAAATCTTTCTGGTACAATTCCAACAGATATCAGAAACTTAGTACACCTTCACCACCTTAATTTAAGTGGAAATTCCTTTTATGGTCCTCTCCAAACAGTCCTTTTCGAATTTCCTTTTCTTAAAACTCTTGACATTAGTCATAACTCTTTTAATTCCACGTTCCCACCTGGCATTTCAAGACTCAAGTCTTTAACACACTTAAATGCTTATAGTAATGATTTCATAGGCCCTTTGCCTATAGAAATTGTTCAGCTTCCTAATCTTGAGTACCTTAACCTTGGCGGAAGTTATTTCGGGGGTGTAATTCCAAAAACTTATGGTAATTTTTCAAAGCTGAAGTTTTTACACTTGGCTGGAAATGTATTAACAGGTCCAATTTTACCTGAGTTGGGTTTCTTGAAACAGCTTCAACATATAGAGATTGGTTACAACAATTTCAGTGGTGGTATCCCTGTTGAATTTTCCTCTTTGTCAAATTTGAACTATCTTGATATTTCCCAAGCCAATATTTCTGGTTTTCTACCTTTTGGGTTAGGCAATTTGACAAAGCTTGAAACTTTGCTTCTTTTCAAGAACCATTTGTTTGGTATAATCCCGCTGTCTTTCGCCAACCTGAAATTGTTGAAATCGTTGGATTTATCCGACAATTATCTCACAGGAACAATTCCTGAAGGGATTTCAGGATTTAAGGAGCTGACTCTTTTAAATTTGATGAACAATAATTTAACAGGTGAAATTCCACAAGGAATTGGTGAGCTTCCTAATCTTCAAATGTTGGCTTTGTGGAATAATTCATTCACTGGAATTTTACCACAGAAGTTGGGTTCAAATACTAAGCTACAAAAACTTGATGTCTCTTCAAATCAATTATCAGGTCCAATTCCACCAAATCTTTGTCTCAGTAACAACTTAGTTAAACTGATCCTGTTTTCAAATCAGTTTATTGGTGAGCTACCTTCTTCCTTAGCCAAATGTACCGTGTTAACGCGGTTCAGAATTCAAAATAACAAGCTCAACGGCTCAATACCTTTGGGTTTCGGTTTTTTGCCCAATTTAACGTTTTTGGATATGAGCAAAAACAATTTCTCTGGTCCAATTCCGAAAGATTTTGGGAATGCTGTGAAATTGGAGTATTTGAACATATCAGAGAATTCATTCAACAGTGAGTTGCCTGATAATATCTGGAGTTCTACAAGCTTGCAGATATTTTCGGCAAGTTACAGTGGCCTAATCGGGAAAATTCCCAATTTCAAAGGGTGTCGAAGTTTGTATAAAGTTGAACTTGAAGGAAATAATCTAACAGGTAGCATTCCTTGGGATATTGAGCATTGTGAGAAGCTCATTTGCTTGAATTTTCGACGAAATTCGCTTACTGGAATCATTCCCTGGGAAATATCTGCAATTCCTTCTATAACGGAAGTTGATTTGTCTCATAATTTTCTCACTGGAACAATCCCTTCGAATTTTGCCAATTCCAGTACTTTGGAAAATTTCAATGTGTCCTATAATCAGCTCACTGGTCCGGTGCCTTGTTCGGGCTCCATATTCTCAAGCCTACATTCGTCGTCCTTCGTTGGAAACGAAGGCCTTTGTGGTACTGTTATTCAAAAACCTTGCGGGACCAATGGGCTCGCTGCTGGAGCCCTGGAAGTCAAGCCGCAGCCTAAAAAGACAGCTGGCGCGATAGTCTGGATAATGGCTGCGGCTTTTGGTATTGGGTTGTTTGTCCTTATAGCCGGGAGCCGATGTTTTCACGCCAATTACAGTAGGCGATTTTCAGGCGAAAGAGAAGTTGGGCCGTGGAAGTTAACGGCGTTTCAGAGGTTGAACTTCACGGCGGATGATGTGTTGGAGTGTTTGACAATGACGGACAAGATCCTCGGAATGGGTTCAACTGGGACAGTGTACAAAGCCGAAATGCCAGGTGGCGAGATCATAGCGGTGAAAAAGCTATGGGGAAAACACAAGGAGACAATCAGGAAAAGGCAAGGCGTTTTAGCTGAGGTCGATGTTTTAGGCAACGTAAGACATAGAAACATCGTGAGATTGCTAGGTTGTTGCAGCAACAACGAGTGTACGATGTTGTTGTATGAGTACATGCCTAATGGTAGCCTCGACGATTTGTTGCATGGTAAGAATAAGGACGCTAATTTGGTAGCTGACTGGCTCACTAGGTACAAAATCGCGCTCGGGGTGGCTCAGGGGATTTGTTATCTTCATCATGATTGTGATCCGGTCATTGTTCATCGCGATCTTAAGCCTAGTAATATTCTTTTGGATGGTGAAATGGAGGCTAGAGTTGCTGATTTTGGTGTTGCTAAATTGATTCAGTGTGATGAATCTATGTCGGTAATCGCTGGATCTTATGGCTACATTGCACCTG AATACGCGTATACATTGCAAGTTGATGAGAAGAGTGACATCTACAGTTATGGTGTGGTTTTAATGGAAATTTTATCAGGGAAAAGATCAGTGGAACCAGAATTTGGTGATGGAAATAGTATTGTAGATTGGTTTAGGTCCAAGATTAAGACTAAAAATGGGATACACGACGTGTTGGATAAAAATGTTGGCGCTTCGTGTCTATCGGTGAGGGAGGAAATGATGTTGTTGTTGAGGGTGGCATTGCTCTGCACGAGCCGGAATCCGGCGGACAGGCCATCGATGAGGGACGTTGTATCTATGTTGCAAGAGGCCAAGCCTAAGAGGAAGTTGCCTGGAGCTGTGGGTACTGGTGATAACAATGCAATTGGTGCTATTCCTTTGGCTCAAAAAGCCAATGTGGAGTGTTAA
- the LOC107805802 gene encoding F-box/kelch-repeat protein At3g23880-like gives MSDYIPEELMVPIFSRLPPKSLLRFRCISRSWNSLISSSEFISLHTYCNILQKPPAGKIIRYFSLTQRKEIYSIRLIDVLAGIETEFKIAAPFNGIVRYYYRIMGLCNGVLCLSDDLFVSKNLLVLWNPMIGRSITLPMSSLENLGNYMLVCGFGYAIKTRDYKVVRMAYARGDGGLVPPKVEVYALSSGIWKEFDGFIPDNGVIEYFWTQAVVCGKVHWTAYKITGEERRVENLITVFDLNDEIFQELSLPEILVNEPPTNLTAAECRESLAVYQYNTRIWSSSCSIWVMKQYGDTESWSMEYNVALNHQQLDHQRFGMILGFHNDTEILLTEISGMLTSYNPETQEKLHLNILGTRYSFYFGTYKESLALLDKGELLPPLYLSSDGTDDNEDEENNADKMEPKRKELLVHFLKHQDVIAVLRARII, from the coding sequence ATGTCAGACTATATCCCTGAAGAATTGATGGTTCCAATCTTCTCAAGGCTTCCACCCAAATCTCTACTCCGATTTAGGTGCATATCGCGATCATGGAACTCACTAATCTCAAGCTCTGAATTCATATCGCTGCACACCTACTGTAACATTCTCCAAAAACCACCAGCAGGTAAAATCATCAGGTACTTCTCACTAACTCAAAGGAAGGAAATATACTCTATTCGACTCATTGATGTATTAGCCGGTATTGAAACTGAATTCAAAATAGCAGCCCCTTTTAATGGCATAGTGCGATATTATTACAGGATCATGGGCCTATGCAATGGCGTCCTCTGTTTGTCAGATGATTTATTTGTATCTAAAAATCTTTTGGTACTTTGGAACCCAATGATAGGCAGATCCATCACCCTCCCAATGTCTTCCCTTGAAAACTTAGGGAACTATATGCTTGTTTGTGGGTTTGGCTATGCAATTAAAACGAGAGATTACAAGGTCGTGAGGATGGCCTATGCTCGTGGTGATGGTGGATTGGTGCCACCTAAAGTTGAGGTATATGCACTTAGTTCAGGAATTTGGAAGGAATTTGATGGTTTTATTCCAGACAATGGTGTTATAGAGTACTTTTGGACACAAGCTGTTGTTTGTGGGAAAGTCCACTGGACTGCATACAAGATAACTGGGGAGGAAAGAAGGGTGGAGAACTTGATAACGGTGTTTGATCTAAATGATGAGATTTTCCAGGAATTATCATTACCAGAAATTTTGGTTAATGAACCACCTACGAATCTGACTGCTGCGGAATGTAGGGAATCACTTGCTGTGTATCAGTACAATACACGTATTTGGAGCAGCAGTTGTTCCATTTGGGTAATGAAACAGTATGGAGACACTGAGTCATGGAGCATGGAATATAATGTTGCACTCAACCACCAGCAACTCGACCACCAGCGGTTTGGCATGATACTGGGTTTTCATAATGATACTGAAATACTGTTGACAGAGATATCAGGGATGCTAACTTCATATAATCCTGAGACACAAGAAAAGCTGCACCTCAATATTCTTGGCACTAGGTACTCTTTTTATTTTGGCACTTACAAAGAGAGCCTTGCTTTGCTAGATAAAGGGGAGTTACTGCCTCCACTTTATTTATCATCTGATGGGACAGATGACAATGAAGATGAAGAAAATAATGCTGATAAAATGGAGCCTAAAAGGAAGGAGTTGCTGGTGCATTTTCTTAAGCATCAGGATGTCATTGCTGTTCTTAGAGCCAGAATTATATGA